The Gloeobacter morelensis MG652769 genome contains the following window.
CGCGTTGGCGAGGCTGCGCCAGATCACCCACTCGAAATGCTCCTGTACTTGTTGTGCCAGTTTCACCGAGAGCGAAGTCTTGCCCATCCCCCCCATGCCCAGGATGGCTACCAACCGGCAGCGCTCCTCCACCAGCCAGCTTTCGAGCGTGGCCAATTCCCGCCCGCGGCCAAAAAATACGGACACGTCGACCGCTTCGCCCCAGTCCTGGTGGGTCTGGGGACGCACCACCGCGAGCGCTTCCAGCGGTGGGCTGGTGTAATCGGCTGTGTCCAGGTGCAAACCGAAGCGCGAAAAACAGTGCTCCAGCGTGCTGCGGTCGAGCCCCTCCCGACCGGCGAGTATCCGCGCGATCGTGCGGGCAGTCAGGCCGATGCGGGCACTCAGCGCCTCCAGGGTGTAGCGCCAGCCTTCGAGTTCTTCTTGCTCCGCCGCCGCAATCGCCCGGCGCAATTTCTGCAGGCCCCACCCACTCAAGACGACGCCGCGCCGCCGCCGCCGTTTTCTAGGTAGATCCGCCTGGTGTTGGGACATTGTCCGCGCTCACCCAATTGTGGCGAAAAACTGCGCCCATTCAACAGTAGATGCTACAAATCCGTCCGGCAACGCTGCCGCATCCGCAATCGGACATTTGGCTTATCTTTCCGCTCTATCGTTCCGGTGGCAGGTGGGAGCAGCAGGGCGGGGATCAAGCCCCCGGTGCGATGGCGATCGGAGCTTTGCCCAGGTGTAGCCGTAAGTTTCCAACTTAACGATGACAACTTGCCTGGAAGCAACCGGGGTGCTGTTACAGACTGTTAACTGTCAGGCGATCGGATACCCATCCGGTCGCAACGAAACCCTTATTTTGGAGTGCCGTTATGACTGCAACGCTCGAGCGCCGTCAGGCGCAGGGTCTGTGGGACCGCTTCGCCGATTGGGTGACCTCCACCAACAACCGCTTCTACGTCGGTTGGTTCGGCGTGCTGATGATCCCCACCCTGCTTTCGGCCACCATTTGCTTCATCGTCGCCTTTGTCGCCGCCCCGCCGGTGGACATGGACGGCATCCGCGAACCGATTTCAGGCTCGCTGCTGTACGGCAACAACATCATCACCGGCGCGGTGATTCCTTCTTCCAACGCCATCGGTCTGCATTTTTACCCGATTTGGGAAGCGGCTTCGATGGACGAGTGGCTCTACAACGGTGGTCCTTACCAGCTGGTGGTTTTTCACTTTCTCATTGGGGTGTTTTGCTACCTGGGCCGCGAGTGGGAACTGAGCTACCGTCTGGGCCTGCGTCCTTGGATTTGCATTGCCTACAGTGCTCCTGTGGCGGCGGCGACGGCGGTATTTCTGGTCTACCCGATTGGGCAGGGCAGCTTCAGTGACGGTATGCCGCTGGGCATTTCGGGCACGTTCAACTTCATGTTTGTATTTCAGGCGGAGCACAACATTCTGAATCATCCGTTCCACATGCTGGGAGTGGCGGGGGTGTTCGGCGGGGCGTTGATCTCAGCGATGCACGGCAGTCTGGTCACTTCTTCGCTGGTGAGCGAGACTTCCAACGAAGAATCGCAGAACTACGGCTACAAGTTCGGCCAGGCGGAGGAGACCTACAATATCTCTGCTGCCCACGGTTACATCAGTCGGCTCGTCTTCCAGTACTTCGCGTTCTGGGGGGCGAATTCCCGCTCGCTGCACTTCATCATGGCGGCCTTCCCGGTGATCGGCATCTGGTTTACCTCGCTGGGCATCAGCGTGATGGCGTTCAACCTGAACGGCTTCAACTTCAACAGCAGCATTGTGGATTCTCAGGGTCGGGCGATTTACACGTGGGCGGACATCGTCAACCGGGCAAATCTGGGCATGGAAGTGATGCACGAGCGCAACGCCCACAACTTTCCCTTGGATCTGGCCGGGACGGAGTCGGCTCCGGTGGCGGTCAGTACCGCTGACGTGGGCGGTTAGTATTGCGGCTTCGGGAGGGGGGCTCTACCGGTCTCCTTCCTTTTCGGAGCGGATCAAAGACTCCCGAGCTCCCCCCTGAGCGGACCTTTGGGTCCTCTCATACACGAACGACGTATATCAAGTAAGCAGTCATTGTTTCCCGCGGGCGGAGTCCTTCTGCCGGCGGGTTTTTGTCTGGGCTTCGATGGGCTGTTGGGGCAGATTGGGGGCTGGGCACGCGGGCAACTTTCCTTCGGCTGCCCGCTCTAGCGGCGCATCTCGATTGAAGCAGCACAATTCGAAGAACTGGTCGTCGTCGAGCAAGAGTACAGATTTCAGGTGTAGAGAAAGTGCAATGGCCCGGGAGTCGTGGGTGTCCGCTCAGTCTAAAAGCGTGAGGATCTCGACCCCGTCCTCGGTAACGGCGACCGTATGCTCGAACTGGGCGCTTAGCGAACCGTCCTTGGTGACCGCCGTCCATTTGTCGGGCAGTACCACCGTCTCCCAACCCCCGACATTGATCATCGGCTCGATTGTAAAGACCATACCGGGCCGCAGGCGCGTCCCCTTGCCCCGTACACCGAAGTGGGGCACCCACGGTTCGGTGTGAAAAGTCCGGCCGATGCCGTGGCCGACAAAATCGCGCACGACGCTGAAACCCGCCGCTTCGGCGTGGGCCTGGATGGCCGCGCCGATGTCCCCCACGCGG
Protein-coding sequences here:
- the psbA gene encoding photosystem II q(b) protein; the protein is MTATLERRQAQGLWDRFADWVTSTNNRFYVGWFGVLMIPTLLSATICFIVAFVAAPPVDMDGIREPISGSLLYGNNIITGAVIPSSNAIGLHFYPIWEAASMDEWLYNGGPYQLVVFHFLIGVFCYLGREWELSYRLGLRPWICIAYSAPVAAATAVFLVYPIGQGSFSDGMPLGISGTFNFMFVFQAEHNILNHPFHMLGVAGVFGGALISAMHGSLVTSSLVSETSNEESQNYGYKFGQAEETYNISAAHGYISRLVFQYFAFWGANSRSLHFIMAAFPVIGIWFTSLGISVMAFNLNGFNFNSSIVDSQGRAIYTWADIVNRANLGMEVMHERNAHNFPLDLAGTESAPVAVSTADVGG